The DNA region AGACAAACATGTTGGAGGCCGACGCTTCCAGGTAGTTGCCCTGGCGGCTGCCCTGGTCGACAATCTGGTACCAACACCCCGAGTCGTCCTGATAGTTGACCAGTACCGGAGCTAAGCGTTGCAGGTAGCTCACCAGCGAGGAGTACTTCGGATGCTCCTTCGGAAAGTTGTCGAGCACATCGACCAGCGCCATGGCGTACCACCCGATGGCCCGGCCCCAGTAGTTCGGCGAACGGCCGGTTTTAGGATCGGCCCACTTCTGCTGGCGGCTTTCGTCGTAGCCGTGGTACAACAGGCCTGTTTTTTCGTCAACCAGATGCTTTTCGATCAGCTCGAACTGGCGCGCGATGTCGTCGAAGTTCTCCGGTTCGTTAAATACCTGGCTGAACTCCGCGTAGAACGGCTCGCCCATGTAGAGGCCATCCAGCCACATCTGGTACGGATAGCGCTTTTTGTGCCAGAAGCCGCCCTCTTTCGTGCGGGGTTGTTCGGCCAGTTGCCGCCGCAGTTCGTACGCCGCCTTTTTGTACTTCGCCTCGCCGGTCTGTTCGTAAAGCATCAGCAAGGCGCGTCCGGGCGGCAGGTTGTCGATGTTGAACGACTCGAAATCGTAGGTAGTAATCGTGCCGTCGTCCTGCACAAACAGGTCGATGTCGTGCTTGATGTAATCGTAGTATTTCCCGTCGCCCGTCCGTCGCCAGACACGCCGCAGCGCTTCCAGCACCAACCCTTGCTCGTAATCCCAGCGGGTGTAGGTCTTGTCGCCGATCACGATGCTGTCTGGATATTTGGCCATCAGCGACTCGGCCATGCGCACCGACCAGGGCTTTTGCGCTTGGGCCCGGAGCGACGGAGCCAGACACAGGAAACAGAGAAAAACTAGCAACTTCTTCATGGGTGATGGGTCAGTTCGGGAGATTAGGGGATTCGTTACCATAGAGTTGTTCCACACACAAGCATACTAAAGGCCCCTTTAGAAACTACGCCAAGCGGGGTTAATCTTTCAGGTGGTCTTTCGTTTAATAACTCTTCTTTTAAGCGATAATAAGCCTTTATTTTTTCTTCCAGTATAAACGCCTGGCTATCGCGCGAGACGGTGAGAGGCTCATCGTATTCCATCCCTTCTACCACTTCGATCGTCACCGCATCGCCTTCCTGCAGTTCTTGTTGAACTCACTTGTAGTGCGCATCCTCTTTGCTGAGGTAGCCTCCGCTGTACAACTCCAGCGACTGCTCATCGTTTTCAACATCCGTCCTTAACGTTACGATTTGGGTTACCACGCCGTCAGCGTTAATGCCGTTGGTGCTGATCAGCTTTCCGTTCAGGTATACGTTGAATCCTAGATTTTTCATCGCTCTTTAGAGTTATCGACCGCTTTGCACTACGTCGGCCGAGACGCCTTCGCCGTATTCGTTCGGTTGAAGCGGGCTCTCGCCCGAGGCGTCGACTACCTGAATGGTGCCCGTCCGCGAGCCGGTCACGCTCAGCAACCGTTGGGCCATGCCGCCGACGCGCACGTTTTCGAGCACCAGGTTGCGGCTGTTGTGGATGTGAAAGGCGGTCTGTTCTTTCAGCGGCACCAGTTGGACATTCTTCAGCGTAAGGCCGTCGGTTTCCGCGATGGTCGCGCCTTCGTCGGCGCGGAGCACGGCGTTTTCAAGCCGTACGTTCCGGATGTTCATTTCGGCCAGGCCGCGCATCGTGATGGCTTTGGCCGCGCTCCGGCAGAAGACGTTTTGCATGAAAATGTCTTTGAACTGCGGCGTGCCGTCGTTCACCGGTTCCGGCTTCATGTCGGGCAGCGCGCGGTTCTCACCGACCAGTGCCACGGGGTCCTGCGCGGCGTAGTACATGTTGAACAGGATCGCTTCGCCCAGGATGTCGGCCATGTTGATGTCCGTGAGGTAAACCTGATCGACCACGCCGCCCCGGCCGCGCGTCGTTTTGAAGCGGATGCCAATGTCGGTTCCCACGAAGGTGCAGTTCGACGCATAGATGTTCCGTACACCGCCCGACATTTCGCTGCCCACCACAAAGCCGCCGTGCGCATGGAATACGGTCGAGTTGCGGATGATCACGTTTTCGGTCGGGATGCCGCGCTTGCGCCCTTCTTCGTCGCGGCCCGATTTCAGGCAGATGCCGTCGTCGCCCACGTCGAAGGTGCAGTCTTCCACCAGCACGTAGCGCGTCGATTCCAGGTCGACGCCGTCGCCGTTCTTGCCGTACCACGGATTGCGCACCGTCAGGCCGCGTAGCGTGACGTGCTCGCTCAGGAGCGGATGCAGGCACCATGCCGGGGAGTTCTGGAACGTGACGCCTTCCAGCAGCACACGCTTGCATTCGATGAGGCTGACCATGTTGGGCCGCAGAAAGTCTTTGACCTCTTGCGCGTTTTCCAGGGTATAGCCTGCCGCAATCACGCCCGGTTTGGTGGTCTTCGAGGCGCGCAGCGCTTGTTCGGAGCGGTACCACGTGTCGCCCGCTTCGTTCACCACGCCCCCGGAGGCGACCAGATTGGTCCACTGGCTTTCGGTCATCTTGCCTTTGGTGACGGGGCGCCACGCATCGCCGCCGCCGTCGAAAAGGCCCCGACCGGTCACGGCCACGTCTTCCAGGCCCTTGCCGTAGATCGGCGACATGTTGCGGATGGCGTCCATTCCTTCCCAGTTCGTTTCGATGAGCGGATAGTCGGCCGGATCGTCGCTGAACTGCACCAGCGCCCCCTCGGCGGCATAGAGGTTGACGTGACTTTTCAGGGCAAGCGGACCGGTCAGCCACAGTCCCGCCGGGATGTGGACGACACCGCCGCCGTTTTCGGAACAGGCCGCAATGGCTTGATTGATCGCGTCGGTGTTGAGCGTGACGCCGTCCGGTTTCGCGCCGTACTGGCGGATGTCGAAGGTATCTTTCTTGAAGTGGGGCTCGTCGATCAGGGGCAGTTCGTAGGCCCGTAGGTCGGCGAAGGCGGTGGTTTTCAGGTGTTCTGCCAAAGGAATGCCTTGCTTTTGAAGTTCGCGGGCGACCAGGCCGGCCATGTGCAGCGCGCCGTATTCCGAAAAATGGGTGTCGTCCTGTTTGCCGTCGGGGGCGCGGTCGTAGACGCCGCCCGGCATCCAGAGGTAGAGCCGCTTCGATGCTTCGTCGCCCAGGCCCGACACCAACTCGCGCGTCAGCACGGTCATGTCGATCATCGGCACTTTTGTTTTTTTCGCGGCCTTGCGGGCGGCGTCGGGATAGTCGCCGTGGGTTGCTTCCAACTGGCCGTTCGCGTTGAATTTCCGGCGCACGGTGGGCGTCAGCAGAATGGGACGCGCGCCTTTCGCTTGCGCTTCTTTAATAAACCGTTCCAGGTTTTTCTGGTAGTCTTTCGGCGAGGCGTAGCGCGAAGGGTCCTGGCTTTTCTCGTCGTTGTGTCCGAACTCAATGAAGACCCAGTCGCCAGGTTGCAGCTGTACCATCACCGAATCCCACCGGCCTTCGTCGCGGAAACTTTTGGTGCTGCGGCCATTCACCGCGTGGTTCTGAATCGCCACCGTCGAATCGAACAGGGTCGGGAACAATTGACCCCAGCCCCGCTCGGGATTTTCGTCGAGGGGTTTGTTGGCCATGGTCGAATCGCCGATCATAAAAATGCGGACCTGCGTTTCTTTCAGCTGAAACGAAAACAAAAGGCCAACGGCGACCAGCAGGCGGAAGAGGGTAGGTTGTCTCATAAAAATGCAGAAGGAAAGGCGCGGGCGATTGCCCGGGAAGCACTTTTCCTAAAACGTAGTTGGTACACAAAAGCACTCTTCTGTATAGAGGGCATTTCCCTTGAAAATAACCCACCCCCCGCGTGGGCGAAAGCGTTCGGGCCTGATTTTTTATGCAAACGATGCCGGGAACGATGCCAAAATTCGGGTTCGGCACCAAGCTTTTTAAACTAAACCTAAAATTTGTGTGTATTGAGGAACGTATACCTTACGAGTTACTTGAATCATTTTTAAACGACAGGGGCGTGAAAACCACCACGATCAAAGACATAGCACAGGCATTGGGAATTTCGACCTCGACGGTATCGCGCGCCCTGCGTGACAGCTACGAGATCAATCCGGAGACGAAGCGGTTGGTACTGGACTATGCGGAGAAGATGCACTACCGCCCCAACCCGATTGCGTTGAGCCTGAAGGGAAGTTTCAGCAAAGCCATCGGAGTGGTGGTGCCCGAAATCGCCAACCATTTTTTCTCGCAGGCGATCAACGGGATCGAAGAACTGGCCTACAGCCGGGGCTACCACGTCGTTATTTTCCAGACCCACGAGTCGCACCGCCGGGAAGTGGATTCGATCAACCACCTGGCGGCCATTAAAGTCGACGGCTTGTTGGTGTCGCTTTCGCACGAAACCCGCGACGTGGCGCACTTGCAATGCTGGCAGGAACGTGGCCTGCCCATTGTGTTGTTCGACCGGGTATCGGACCAGCTCGAAACGCTCAAAGTGGTGGCCGACAATTACAAAGGGGCCTACCAGGCCACCGAACACCTGATTTTGTCGGGACGGAAGCGCATCGCCGTGGTGAGCAATTCGCCTTCGCTGTCGATTACCGACGAGCGGCTGGAGGGCTACTACGCGGCGTTGGAACGCTACGACCTTACCGCCGATGCTTCGCTGGTGCGACACTGTGGCTTCCGC from Catalinimonas alkaloidigena includes:
- a CDS encoding LacI family DNA-binding transcriptional regulator yields the protein MKTTTIKDIAQALGISTSTVSRALRDSYEINPETKRLVLDYAEKMHYRPNPIALSLKGSFSKAIGVVVPEIANHFFSQAINGIEELAYSRGYHVVIFQTHESHRREVDSINHLAAIKVDGLLVSLSHETRDVAHLQCWQERGLPIVLFDRVSDQLETLKVVADNYKGAYQATEHLILSGRKRIAVVSNSPSLSITDERLEGYYAALERYDLTADASLVRHCGFREEDIRRNVESLLHLSPRPDAIFTTSDRLALTTLATLQENRVAIPVEVALVGFTNLQVAHLLSPAMTTVMQPAFEMGRTGAELLLDVIAGKSVVKNEVQKLPTQLIPRASTAGKRCTPEAAASPEALRVP
- a CDS encoding glycosyl hydrolase family 28 protein codes for the protein MRQPTLFRLLVAVGLLFSFQLKETQVRIFMIGDSTMANKPLDENPERGWGQLFPTLFDSTVAIQNHAVNGRSTKSFRDEGRWDSVMVQLQPGDWVFIEFGHNDEKSQDPSRYASPKDYQKNLERFIKEAQAKGARPILLTPTVRRKFNANGQLEATHGDYPDAARKAAKKTKVPMIDMTVLTRELVSGLGDEASKRLYLWMPGGVYDRAPDGKQDDTHFSEYGALHMAGLVARELQKQGIPLAEHLKTTAFADLRAYELPLIDEPHFKKDTFDIRQYGAKPDGVTLNTDAINQAIAACSENGGGVVHIPAGLWLTGPLALKSHVNLYAAEGALVQFSDDPADYPLIETNWEGMDAIRNMSPIYGKGLEDVAVTGRGLFDGGGDAWRPVTKGKMTESQWTNLVASGGVVNEAGDTWYRSEQALRASKTTKPGVIAAGYTLENAQEVKDFLRPNMVSLIECKRVLLEGVTFQNSPAWCLHPLLSEHVTLRGLTVRNPWYGKNGDGVDLESTRYVLVEDCTFDVGDDGICLKSGRDEEGRKRGIPTENVIIRNSTVFHAHGGFVVGSEMSGGVRNIYASNCTFVGTDIGIRFKTTRGRGGVVDQVYLTDINMADILGEAILFNMYYAAQDPVALVGENRALPDMKPEPVNDGTPQFKDIFMQNVFCRSAAKAITMRGLAEMNIRNVRLENAVLRADEGATIAETDGLTLKNVQLVPLKEQTAFHIHNSRNLVLENVRVGGMAQRLLSVTGSRTGTIQVVDASGESPLQPNEYGEGVSADVVQSGR